A single Brassica rapa cultivar Chiifu-401-42 chromosome A04, CAAS_Brap_v3.01, whole genome shotgun sequence DNA region contains:
- the LOC103864922 gene encoding dof zinc finger protein DOF2.2 isoform X3, with the protein MVFSSVSSFLDPPINWPQSANSNNHPNHPHQLHLQETGNLVGGHQVHSHQFPPQNPNPNHNHVDTTADTTVDPAGFSGPATERARLAKNSHPPEGPLNCPRCNSANTKFCYFNNYNLTQPRHFCKACRRYWTQGGALRNVPVGGGCRRNKKAKPGNSKSSASSQNKQSTSMVNASSPTTNSNIQLRTNSQLPFLPTLQNLTQLGGFFHGANTSGPVMANNNNNESNIMTSLGSASHFAMLDRSMGLYSFPNEGNMVLSSSTASRVSQTAPVKMEETHVGNISRPDSGLTSAGNQSNQYWPGLSLPGSSSNDQQQHLM; encoded by the exons ATGGTTTTCTCATCCGTCTCAAGCTTTTTAGATCCACCAATTAATTGGCCACAG TCTGCGAATTCGAATAATCATCCTAATCATCCTCATCAGCTCCATCTACAAGAAACTGGAAATTTAGTTGGTGGCCATCAAGTACACTCTCACCAGTTCCCGCCacaaaaccctaaccctaaccaCAACCATGTTGACACCACGGCCGACACCACAGTTGATCCCGCCGGTTTCAGCGGACCAGCGACTGAGAGAGCGAGGCTAGCTAAGAACTCTCATCCGCCTGAGGGACCCCTAAACTGCCCTCGATGTAACTCAGCCAACACCAAGTTCTGTTACTTCAACAACTACAACCTCACGCAGCCACGCCACTTCTGCAAGGCTTGCCGCCGCTACTGGACACAAGGCGGCGCTTTGAGGAACGTCCCTGTTGGAGGTGGCTGCCGGAGAAACAAGAAGGCTAAGCCCGGAAATTCAAAGTCTTCCGCCTCCTCACAGAACAAGCAGTCAACGTCTATGGTCAACGCTTCAAGTCCTACAACAAATAGTAATATCCAGTTACGAACAAATAGCCAACTACCGTTTTTGCCCACTCTACAGAACCTCACTCAGCTCGGTG GGTTTTTCCATGGAGCTAATACTTCGGGTCCGGTCATGgctaacaacaacaacaatgagAGTAACATTATGACTTCTCTTGGATCAGCTAGCCACTTTGCTATGTTAGATCGATCCATGGGATTATATTCTTTCCCTAATGAGGGCAACATGGTATTATCTTCTTCCACAGCTTCTAGGGTTTCTCAAACTGCTCCGGTGAAAATGGAAGAAACCCATGTGGGTAATATAAGCCGGCCGGATTCGGGTTTGACATCTGCGGGCAATCAATCCAACCAGTACTGGCCCGGTTTGAGTCTCCCTGGTTCTTCTTCTAACGATCAGCAGCAGCACCTAATGTGA
- the LOC103864923 gene encoding U-box domain-containing protein 12: MAKTELAKILIESVKEIASISDHRPPMKTHCAHLSRRLKLLLPMLEEIRDCKNSLPEESMMKALLSLRESLLHAKDLLIYISQLSKIYLVLERDQVMVRFQKVTALLEQALSEIPYQSLEISDELQEQVELVLVQLRRSIGKGGGEKYDDELYKDLLSLYDGATDSEILRRVAEKLQLMTVTDLTEESLALLDMLSTSGGDDPGESFEKMMMLLKNIKDFVQTYNPNLEDVPLRSKPSLSKAQDEDQKNVPEDFRCPISHKLMSDPVIVSSGQTYDRECIKKWLDDGNSTCPKTQVKLTIDIVTPNYALRSLIAQWCESNGIEPPKRPNNPQPSSKASSSSSSSSFSPPSDEQLKIEALLCKLTSQRPEEQRSAAGEIRLLAKQNNHNRVVLAASGAIPLLVSLLTNSDDPRTQEHAVTSILNLSIFQENKGRIISTFGAVPGIVHVLKKGSMEARENAAATLFSLSVIDENKMTIGAAGAIPPLVNLLSEGSQRGKKDAGTALFNLCIFQGNKGKAVRAGLVPVLMRLLTEPEGRMVDEALAILAILSSHPEGKVVVGAADAVPFMVDFIRSGSPRNKENAAAVLVQLCSWDPQHLIEAEKLGVMGCLIEMAENGTDRGKRKAAQLLNRFSRFNEQQKQSGLGVEGQVSLI, from the exons ATGGCGAAAACAGAGCTAGCAAAGATCTTAATCGAATCAGTAAAAGAGATCGCTTCTATTTCAGATCACCGTCCACCGATGAAGACACACTGCGCCCATCTCTCCCGGCGTTTGAAGCTTCTCCTTCCCATGTTGGAAGAGATCAGAGACTGCAAAAACTCTCTCCCTGAAGAATCGATGATGAAGGCTTTGCTATCTCTCAGAGAATCGCTCCTCCATGCCAAGGATCTGCTTATTTATATAAGCCAACTCAGCAAGATTTACCTG GTGTTGGAGAGAGACCAAGTCATGGTTAGATTCCAGAAAGTGACAGCTCTGTTAGAACAAGCATTGAGTGAGATTCCTTACCAGAGTCTTGAAATTTCAGATGAGCTTCAAGAACAG GTTGAGCTTGTTCTAGTTCAGTTAAGAAGATCGATAGGCAAAGGCGGCGGCGAAAAGTACGATGATGAGTTGTATAAAGACCTTCTATCTCTTTACGACGGTGCAACAGACTCTGAGATCCTCAGGAGAGTGGCTGAGAAGCTTCAGCTGATGACTGTAACCGACCTTACCGAAGAGTCTTTGGCTTTACTTGACATGCTTAGTACCAGCGGTGGTGATGACCCCGGCGAAAGCTTTGAGAAGATGATGATGCTTCTCAAGAATATCAAGGACTTTGTGCAAACCTATAATCCTAACTTGGAAGACGTTCCATTGAGATCAAAACCGTCGCTTTCTAAGGCACAAGATGAAGATCAGAAGAATGTTCCTGAAGATTTTCGCTGTCCGATTTCACACAAGTTGATGAGTGATCCAGTCATTGTTTCTTCAGGACAG ACATATGATCGTGAATGCATTAAGAAATGGCTAGACGACGGAAATTCCACTTGTCCAAAGACTCAAGTAAAGCTAACAATCGACATCGTCACACCGAACTATGCTCTAAGAAGCCTTATAGCTCAATGGTGTGAATCCAATGGCATCGAACCTCCAAAACGTCCAAACAATCCTCAACCGAGTAGTaaagcctcctcctcctcctcttcctcttccttctcACCTCCTTCTGATGAACAGTTAAAGATCGAAGCACTCCTATGTAAGCTCACTTCGCAACGCCCCGAAGAGCAAAGATCCGCCGCAGGAGAAATCCGCCTCCTAGCAAAACAAAACAACCATAACCGAGTCGTCCTCGCTGCATCAGGCGCCATCCCTCTGCTAGTGAGTCTCCTCACGAACTCCGACGACCCCCGGACGCAAGAACACGCCGTGACGTCGATCCTTAACCTCTCTATATTCCAAGAGAACAAAGGAAGGATCATCTCTACGTTTGGAGCGGTTCCGGGGATCGTTCACGTCCTCAAGAAAGGAAGCATGGAAGCTAGAGAAAACGCGGCGGCTACACTTTTCAGCCTCTCGGTTATAGACGAGAACAAAATGACGATAGGCGCCGCGGGAGCCATCCCTCCGCTTGTGAACTTGCTGAGCGAAGGGTCACAGAGGGGGAAGAAAGATGCGGGGACTGCTTTGTTCAATCTCTGTATATTTCAAGGGAACAAAGGGAAAGCTGTGAGAGCCGGTTTAGTTCCCGTGCTAATGCGGTTACTAACAGAACCGGAAGGGAGAATGGTCGATGAAGCATTAGCTATATTGGCTATACTATCGAGTCATCCTGAAGGGAAAGTAGTGGTTGGAGCGGCTGATGCAGTTCCCTTTATGGTTGATTTTATTAGGAGCGGGTCGCCGCGGAACAAAGAGAACGCAGCTGCTGTGTTGGTGCAGTTGTGTTCATGGGATCCGCAGCATTTGATTGAAGCTGAGAAGTTAGGGGTAATGGGGTGTTTGATAGAAATGGCTGAGAATGGTACTGATAGAGGGAAACGCAAAGCGGCACAGTTACTTAACCGCTTTAGCCGTTTTAATGAACAGCAGAAGCAGTCTGGTTTGGGTGTAGAGGGTCAAGTCTCTCTGATCTGA
- the LOC103864922 gene encoding dof zinc finger protein DOF2.2 isoform X2 yields MSANSNNHPNHPHQLHLQETGNLVGGHQVHSHQFPPQNPNPNHNHVDTTADTTVDPAGFSGPATERARLAKNSHPPEGPLNCPRCNSANTKFCYFNNYNLTQPRHFCKACRRYWTQGGALRNVPVGGGCRRNKKAKPGNSKSSASSQNKQSTSMVNASSPTTNSNIQLRTNSQLPFLPTLQNLTQLGGIGLNLAAINGNSVGNGNTSSSFFNDLGFFHGANTSGPVMANNNNNESNIMTSLGSASHFAMLDRSMGLYSFPNEGNMVLSSSTASRVSQTAPVKMEETHVGNISRPDSGLTSAGNQSNQYWPGLSLPGSSSNDQQQHLM; encoded by the exons ATG TCTGCGAATTCGAATAATCATCCTAATCATCCTCATCAGCTCCATCTACAAGAAACTGGAAATTTAGTTGGTGGCCATCAAGTACACTCTCACCAGTTCCCGCCacaaaaccctaaccctaaccaCAACCATGTTGACACCACGGCCGACACCACAGTTGATCCCGCCGGTTTCAGCGGACCAGCGACTGAGAGAGCGAGGCTAGCTAAGAACTCTCATCCGCCTGAGGGACCCCTAAACTGCCCTCGATGTAACTCAGCCAACACCAAGTTCTGTTACTTCAACAACTACAACCTCACGCAGCCACGCCACTTCTGCAAGGCTTGCCGCCGCTACTGGACACAAGGCGGCGCTTTGAGGAACGTCCCTGTTGGAGGTGGCTGCCGGAGAAACAAGAAGGCTAAGCCCGGAAATTCAAAGTCTTCCGCCTCCTCACAGAACAAGCAGTCAACGTCTATGGTCAACGCTTCAAGTCCTACAACAAATAGTAATATCCAGTTACGAACAAATAGCCAACTACCGTTTTTGCCCACTCTACAGAACCTCACTCAGCTCGGTGGTATCGGTTTGAACTTAGCCGCTATTAATGGAAATAGTGTTGGAAACGGTAACACTAGTTCAAGTTTCTTTAATGATTTAGGGTTTTTCCATGGAGCTAATACTTCGGGTCCGGTCATGgctaacaacaacaacaatgagAGTAACATTATGACTTCTCTTGGATCAGCTAGCCACTTTGCTATGTTAGATCGATCCATGGGATTATATTCTTTCCCTAATGAGGGCAACATGGTATTATCTTCTTCCACAGCTTCTAGGGTTTCTCAAACTGCTCCGGTGAAAATGGAAGAAACCCATGTGGGTAATATAAGCCGGCCGGATTCGGGTTTGACATCTGCGGGCAATCAATCCAACCAGTACTGGCCCGGTTTGAGTCTCCCTGGTTCTTCTTCTAACGATCAGCAGCAGCACCTAATGTGA
- the LOC103864922 gene encoding dof zinc finger protein DOF2.2 isoform X1: MVFSSVSSFLDPPINWPQSANSNNHPNHPHQLHLQETGNLVGGHQVHSHQFPPQNPNPNHNHVDTTADTTVDPAGFSGPATERARLAKNSHPPEGPLNCPRCNSANTKFCYFNNYNLTQPRHFCKACRRYWTQGGALRNVPVGGGCRRNKKAKPGNSKSSASSQNKQSTSMVNASSPTTNSNIQLRTNSQLPFLPTLQNLTQLGGIGLNLAAINGNSVGNGNTSSSFFNDLGFFHGANTSGPVMANNNNNESNIMTSLGSASHFAMLDRSMGLYSFPNEGNMVLSSSTASRVSQTAPVKMEETHVGNISRPDSGLTSAGNQSNQYWPGLSLPGSSSNDQQQHLM, from the exons ATGGTTTTCTCATCCGTCTCAAGCTTTTTAGATCCACCAATTAATTGGCCACAG TCTGCGAATTCGAATAATCATCCTAATCATCCTCATCAGCTCCATCTACAAGAAACTGGAAATTTAGTTGGTGGCCATCAAGTACACTCTCACCAGTTCCCGCCacaaaaccctaaccctaaccaCAACCATGTTGACACCACGGCCGACACCACAGTTGATCCCGCCGGTTTCAGCGGACCAGCGACTGAGAGAGCGAGGCTAGCTAAGAACTCTCATCCGCCTGAGGGACCCCTAAACTGCCCTCGATGTAACTCAGCCAACACCAAGTTCTGTTACTTCAACAACTACAACCTCACGCAGCCACGCCACTTCTGCAAGGCTTGCCGCCGCTACTGGACACAAGGCGGCGCTTTGAGGAACGTCCCTGTTGGAGGTGGCTGCCGGAGAAACAAGAAGGCTAAGCCCGGAAATTCAAAGTCTTCCGCCTCCTCACAGAACAAGCAGTCAACGTCTATGGTCAACGCTTCAAGTCCTACAACAAATAGTAATATCCAGTTACGAACAAATAGCCAACTACCGTTTTTGCCCACTCTACAGAACCTCACTCAGCTCGGTGGTATCGGTTTGAACTTAGCCGCTATTAATGGAAATAGTGTTGGAAACGGTAACACTAGTTCAAGTTTCTTTAATGATTTAGGGTTTTTCCATGGAGCTAATACTTCGGGTCCGGTCATGgctaacaacaacaacaatgagAGTAACATTATGACTTCTCTTGGATCAGCTAGCCACTTTGCTATGTTAGATCGATCCATGGGATTATATTCTTTCCCTAATGAGGGCAACATGGTATTATCTTCTTCCACAGCTTCTAGGGTTTCTCAAACTGCTCCGGTGAAAATGGAAGAAACCCATGTGGGTAATATAAGCCGGCCGGATTCGGGTTTGACATCTGCGGGCAATCAATCCAACCAGTACTGGCCCGGTTTGAGTCTCCCTGGTTCTTCTTCTAACGATCAGCAGCAGCACCTAATGTGA